The nucleotide window aagttgaaggtcttaaatttgaactaaagtTATCACCTCTACATAAAAGTGAATGTTTGGATGAAAGGAAAATATAGCAACTCGAGTTGGTATATCAACCGGTTGATGATCCTATCATACAGACGAGACATTGCTAATCACGGCGTGGAAGGAATCAAATGTTCTCAACGTCTGAGGGCAAGCACGTGGCATCTCAAACCTAAGACTGGATTGCGATAAGTTGTTGACACAGTACTGGGTTCAATCTACTAATTTTTTGTCACAATTTGGGTAATTAGCTTCAATGTTTAGCCTTTTACTAGGTAAGTGGGCTGTATTTCTCGGCCGAAACAGCATCCTTTCAACATTATTTGGTTTTGTGGTTCGATTAGTAGATTGTCTTTATCCTTTTTAAATGCCAACATTTTTTTCTAcccaataaatataataatgataaaaaaataatatgagaattatataggtataatataataaataataaataatatattttataaaataaattattataatatttaaatataaaaaacatatagaacatatatatatataaatttaatatagaacattatcaattatatatttattaaaatatgacaatatcaataataattttatcatttttcatatatattttttgttaataattcaaaatctattaaatttaaaataacataatatataatcaaagttccattatcacaaaaaattatcGAGAGAGTTTTGAgatttgaataacaaaaaattgggttttttgttttatatagtgatgatattattgtaattaattgaaaatacatgAGATATTGTcgtactttaaaaaataaaaaatgaaaaaaaggtaagaatatgtattaaatataaaaaaatataaaatacgtgtttaatatattttggtttcaaaattttggaacatTGTGTTTAAAGAGTGAATTAAATAGAAACGCAAATAATTCACTTTTTTACTAACTAAGCATTTATTTACCAATTGCAACcaacacaaattcaaatttccGAATTTTTCCATACAAAAATTAGAAGTCAAAAGAAtccatattataaaaatttgggaATGTCCTCAGAAGAATTGTACAAATAAAGCATTGAACATAATACACTAAGAATGGGAAAGATTTGAAGACAGGACAGGAGGAGTAAATGCTGGTATGCAGtgtaaaaaaaaatgtgatctTACGGAGAACTATAACCCATACCCATGTGTGATTTGGCGCATGAGTCTTCATAATTCGTGTACTCGGATACATTGCACCAAacgtatatataatatttgagaGACATGTGGGTCGTAATGGGAGAGTGAAGAAAGCCATGAAAGTTTCTTGGTTTCACCATCTTTTCACGTGACAAATCCTCAGtccattaaatatttttctgtTCACTAATGCTTCTCTTCTCCCTTCATTTATGCGCATATGCATGCACAAATGTAAATTATAAACAAAGTTCTTACTTAGTTTTCTCTTGCTTGCTCAAGAGGCACtgaggatatatatatatatagaaaaggGGCTGCCTTTTAAATCACCAATAAGATTGTTAGTGCATGTTTCCTCTTATGTGATCAAACTTCATACTAAATATAGATAATGTAATTATCTACTTTTTATGGAAAACAAAACTCATTAGAACTCTAGAATCATTGTTAGAGTTTAACACATAATTACATACATACTTATAGTTATGCCAATTGtcttatatattaaagaatGACAAAAGGGAAAGGCAACAACCTAAACATTCACATTCACTGATATTATCTCATTATTACACCAAAATATCaacaatataacaatatatagaAGCTTCCAAGTAGCAAAccaaatgactttgaaaaaTGTTCTTGTGTTCTTTCTTATTATTTGCTCGGTTCTACACCTACAATTTGGTATACCTTTTGTTGGCGGATGTTTACATCAACCCTTTCAATTGTTTTCTAGAGttggaaaaaagaaatttaggTTTGACCATGAATCTGTTTTTGGtttcaactttatcttgtaTGATTTTTAGTCTTTTAACAACTTGAATCGACTGTCATGTGCATATTTTTTCTGGGTATTTTACTGGAATTGCGAAAGAAATGAAGCACGAATTTTACATGGATTTCTAAGAGATATTAACAAAAGATAATATACAATTTGGAAAGTAGAATGCCCGGCTAAGAATAACAGCCACTCCCAGGCGGGCAGAGAACACGGCGCCAATGCAAAAAACCccaaattttgaagaaagaaaatgcCGATAATAGCAATtaatttctcttctctctctaatttttgtgcatatttttactatccgaaaaaaaaaaacaaggagaGGATACTGATATGCTTTGGGTGGTTGTTCTTTTTGTTGACTGATTTGAGATTTTATACGTGGGAGGATTAAGATTCTTCTTGAGTGGCATCTGGAGGGTCGAGAGGGAAACACGTGTCCTCCGCACCAGTGTTCCATAGAAAATGGGCGTAATTAGCTGCGTAGTAAGAGTTTGTTGGGTCAGCAGAAATGGCTTCCAAGAAGGTCTCTTCAGCTGCCCATAAATCCTTCCTCACTTTCCATAAAAAGCTTGCGTATTTGTTAAGTGCCTCTGCATCTGCTGGCTCCACCCCGATTGCTCGCTTGAAATACTCTTCCGCTCTGCAAATCACatattaaataacaaacaaGTCAACATCTTGTCGGCTTATTAACTAGAATACTTCATTAGTTTAAACAAATCCAAGTCAACGACGGTTTTTTTACTGGTCTACAGTAGGTGAAAAGAAGATCTTTCTGGTGAGGGCGTGCCAAGTCACGGCCAAAGGTGATAGCACGAAGAAGAAAACTTTACACCACAGATTTCGCTATCAGAGTTTTTTTCTGAAAAAGCCAACCCAAATATGAACAAAGGACAAAGTTTCACAAAATTGGCCCAAGCATTTTTTCAGCATAACCCAGAAGATATTCCTAGGAGCTAAGGGTTGAGTAAAGAGTATCAAAATTCGAATGACTCGGCTCCCACTGATATTCAATTacattacaataaaaaaaaaatggagaaatgaagaagaagagatttaTACCTGTCGCAGTCTTGGGTAACGAGGTAGAGAAATTGGGCATAATTGGCAAGAAGTAGAGAGTTATTGGGCTCTCTTTGCAAGCTTATTTGATATAGAAGCTCTGTTTTGAAATAATCTGCATAATCATCAGATTCAGTGTTGGCCTTGATTGGTGAAACGAATCCTTTCATGGTCTCATGATCAAGTGACTCATCTATTACTGAAGcttgcatttgagaagcttCATCAAGAATTGAATTCCACAAATTCAACTCTTGCTCTGACACCGACTCTGCCTCCCTATTCGTCCCAAGAGAAGACAACTGTGAAGCACCGTCAGCCGCAATAGTTCTAAAATGGTCATTCCGATCAAATCCTCCATCCCCATCTGTGCCTCTAGCCACCGGCCGGATTTTCCCACCACCGCCATTGTTATTTCCCCCAACTGACGTGCTTTTCCCACTTGAAGAAGACACTGAAAACCTCTTAACGGTTGAcgaatcaaaatttaaattactctCATCCTCAATTTCAATCACCGAAGCAACCTCTGTTGTTGGCGGAGAAACCGAAACTGCAAGTGCAGTGTTACTAGCCATTGAATATACTGTAAAATTCGCTAAAAGTATCATAACATACAACATTAGTGTTGGTGTATGAGAGAACACTTGTTGAAacaaccacacaaaataagcatGTATCTCTCTCTGAACCCTTACAAGGATTCCTTGTAAATCTTCATACGGTAGAATCTCTCTCATCTGTAAAGTGAAGCTATGAAGCTCTTGGATTATAAACACCATCGATGAGAACGCCTTTTTAACCGAACAATAAGCTGATTCTCCTGCTTCTATAAACCCGTCTTGCCATTTTAACTTTCTCTTTATCATTCTTAGCGATAACGGAAGGTCCACGCTGTTAGCCTTCCGTTCAATACTCGATAGTGGTTCATGGGGTTGCCATGAAGGATCTACGCTGTTACAGATATCCTCACTGTCGCCATTTTCATCCCCGTCATGTTGGAAGCGGAAGGCATCTAAGCTGGCACTGCAAGCTCTTCTTAATACCGTGAGTTGAGGTTTTGATTGTGGATACTCGTAAGACTGGGACCTGCGAAGTTTCGTTAGTTTTGCTCCGAAGAGAGATGATCGGTCAAGTCTCTGCACAAGAGCTGAACCATCTTTACGGCGTCGTTTCGAAGAAGGTGAAGAAACAGCTGAAGCTAGAGTTTGAGAAGACGATGGAGAGTGAGGAACAATCGGTTGTGA belongs to Mangifera indica cultivar Alphonso chromosome 2, CATAS_Mindica_2.1, whole genome shotgun sequence and includes:
- the LOC123209410 gene encoding uncharacterized protein LOC123209410, giving the protein MGLKAATTCLHWSQPIVPHSPSSSQTLASAVSSPSSKRRRKDGSALVQRLDRSSLFGAKLTKLRRSQSYEYPQSKPQLTVLRRACSASLDAFRFQHDGDENGDSEDICNSVDPSWQPHEPLSSIERKANSVDLPLSLRMIKRKLKWQDGFIEAGESAYCSVKKAFSSMVFIIQELHSFTLQMREILPYEDLQGILVRVQREIHAYFVWLFQQVFSHTPTLMLYVMILLANFTVYSMASNTALAVSVSPPTTEVASVIEIEDESNLNFDSSTVKRFSVSSSSGKSTSVGGNNNGGGGKIRPVARGTDGDGGFDRNDHFRTIAADGASQLSSLGTNREAESVSEQELNLWNSILDEASQMQASVIDESLDHETMKGFVSPIKANTESDDYADYFKTELLYQISLQREPNNSLLLANYAQFLYLVTQDCDRAEEYFKRAIGVEPADAEALNKYASFLWKVRKDLWAAEETFLEAISADPTNSYYAANYAHFLWNTGAEDTCFPLDPPDATQEES